In Bernardetia litoralis DSM 6794, the genomic window AAATTAACGCCAATAATTCCGACAACCTGCTCTTGTAAAAATTTATGATTATCTAATAAATTGATATGAATAATTACTTCATTAGGAGGCGTATTTGGTTTTAATTGAAAGCGAAGTCCAATCCAACCATGTCCACGATTTGTTTTATTATAATTCAAAACTTCAATTGTATTAGACAAAGCAAAAAAACATGTATCAGGGCGTTGCTCTCCCAAACGTCTTTCGACTAGCTCATATTCATGAGAAATCATTTTTATCAAACGAGATTCACAAACATAGCGTCCACTTTCCTCTGCGCCATAAATTGCGTCACTAAATGCCATATCATACGCTGACATTGTTTTGGCAATCGTTCCAGAAGCTGCTCCAGCCTTAAAAAATTGTGCTGCTACTTCTTGTCCTGCTCCAATTTCAGCAAATGAGCCATAAATACTTGCATTAAGATTTATTTGTAAAGATTTTTGTTTGGTAGTTAATAATCGGTCTGTGGCTTTTGTTGTGGAATGACTGTTACCCATAATGATATAAATTCTTTTTGATTAAGAGGAAAGTAATTAATGCAAGTGGTGCAATAATCAGACTTAAAATTACGAAAAAATTACAACAATGCCTATTACATTCGTGTTAAATTTACACTAATCAATTTTAATAGATAAAATAAAGCTATCTATCTGAAAATCAATCGTTTTAATCGAAAAAATATTTTAAGAATAAAACAAAAAAAATGATACTTTTTTTGAAAGTATCATTTTTTAGATATTTATCAACCCTCAACGAGGCATTGTTGTCGTTGAGGGTATTAATTTAAAACTGCTTTCTACGATTATTCTTAAAATCTTCAAATACTAATTGTCCTAATCCTTGCAAGCCCGAATAATACGCATTTCCACCATTTGTAGCTGTAAATTCTTTTACAAATTGTTGTAAATAAGGATCAGAAGCAATCATAAAAGTAGTAATTGGCGTTTTGAGTTTTTTACACTGCGCTGCTAGATTCAGTGTTTTGTTTAGAATAGTTGAATCCAGTCCAAAACTATTTTTGTAATATTTCAAGCCTTTTTTGATACATGTTGGCTTTCCATCTGTTATCATAAAAATCTGTTTGTTTGGATTTTTACGACGACGCAAAAGTCCCATTGCAAGCTCCAAACCAGCCACTGTATTAGTATGATAAGGTCCTACTTCCAAATAAGGCAAATCTTTAACTTCAATTTGCCATGCATCATTTCCAAAAACGATAATATCTAATGTATCTTTTGGATATTTTGTAGTAATAAGTTCGGCAAGTGCCATCGCCACTTTTTTGGCTGGCGTAATTCTGTCTTCTCCATACAAAATCATTGAGTGTGAAATATCAATCATCAAAACGGTTGAAGTTTGGGCTAAATATTCCTTTTCTCTGATAGTAAGGTCATTTTCTGTCATTCGAAACTCTCCAATTCCACCATTTATTTGAGCATTTTTGATAGATTCTGTAAATGAAATTTGATCTAAATCATCTCCAAAACGATATGGACGTTCATCTGCCGAAACATCGCCACTATTTCCATGAAACTTTGTTTTGTGATTTCCTCCTTTAGATTTTTTGAGCTTTCCAAATATTTCATCTAATGCACTTTTTCTGATTGTTTGGTCACTTTTGGGCATTACTTTTATTTCTCCAGTAGCTGCATTTTCTTCTAAATAGCCTTTTTCCTTCAAATCTTCAAAAAAATCTCCTATTCCGTAGCCTTCTCCTGTGAGATTGTGTTGTCTGTCTAAATCAGTTAGCCAAGACATTGTTTTTGCTACATCTCCTCCTGCCATTGATAAAAGCTGAAGAAAAATATCTAATAATTTATCAAAACCATTATTTTTTTTTGATTTTGGTGGCGTATATTTTCCGAAACGATAACCTTCCATAATTCTATATTTTTTGAGTTTTATATTTTTAGCTGATTTTTTATTGAAACTGATTATTTATGAATTTAGTTTTAGAATTATAAAATAACGAATCATAATTCTATATTTTAATCATTATAGAATTGTAAAAAAAGCAACGTTTTGAAATTAGTCGGTTAAAGGTTTTTACTGTATTTGCTTTATCCTAATCAATAAGTCAAAGGCGAGCCTTTGACCTACAAATACAATCTATTTTTCAAATTCTAAAATAAGTACAAAATAAAAAAAACGACAATCTGACCGAAAAACAAACCACATTTATTACAAAACTTACAATAAGTGTCAAAATGACACTATTAAAAAACAAATTTTCATTTTCCAAGGTTTAAATTGAATGTAACTAGCCAAAAAGTCAGTTTTGATAGATTTGTATAGCTTTTGATAAGAATACATCATAATGTAGCATACTCTTTAGCGTGTGAAAAATGTATCATACCTTTTAAGGTGCAACTATTCAATTAGAAAAACAACTGCTTAAAATATTGCTGTTGTTGGTATCCTTACCAACGACATATTTATAAACAAAAACATTCAATTATGAACTTTAACAAATTCACGATAAAGGCGCAGGATGTAGTTCAGAAAGCCTCTACTATGGCTACCAATGCGCAACAACAAATCATTCAGACAGGACATATTTTGAAATCGGCTTTAGATGCTGATGAAAATATGACTCAATTTTTAATCAATAAATTAGAAATTAATCTTACTCTTCTTAATCAAGTTTTGGATGAGTATATTATTTCTTATCCAAAATCAAGTGGTGCAGAACCTTATCTTTCAAATGATTCTCATGCAGCTATCAGAGAAGCTGAAAATTATTTAAAAACATTCAAAGATGAGTTTATTGCTGTTGAGCATATCATTTTGGGACTTTTGAAAGGAAAAGACAAAACGGCTGACCTTATGCGTGAGGTTGGTTTTAATGAAGATAATTTAATAAAGGCAATCAAAGAACTTCGTGGAGGGCGCAAAGTAACTGACCCAAATGCAGAGTCAAAATATCGTTCTTTGGAGCGTTATTCAAATAATCTGACAGAGTTGGCACGAAAAGGAAAAATTGACCCTGTTATTGGACGTGATGAAGAAATCCGTAGAGTTTTGCAGATTCTTTCAAGACGTACCAAAAATAATCCAATGCTTATTGGTGAACCGGGAGTAGGTAAAACAGCAATTATTGAAGGACTTGCCCAACGTGTTGTTGATGGTGATGTGCCTGAAAATTTGAAGTCTGTAATTATTGCTTCTTTGGATTTGGGAATGCTCGTTGCAGGTGCAAAATACAAAGGAGAATTTGAAGAGCGTTTGAAATCTGTAATCAAAGAAGTAACAGATTCAGATGGAGAAATCATTTTATTTATTGATGAAATCCATACGCTTATTGGCGCAGGTTCGGGTGGAGATTCAGCAATGGATGCAGCCAATTTATTAAAACCTGCTTTGGCTCGTGGCGAACTTCGTGCAATTGGAGCAACTACTTTGAAGGAATATCAAAAATATATAGAGAAAGATAAAGCCTTAGAACGTCGTTTTCAAACGGTTGTGGTAGATGAACCAAGCATTCAAGATGCCATTTCTATTTTGCGTGGAATCAAGGAAAAATATGAACTTCATCACGGAGTTCAGATAAAAGATGATGCACTTATTACGGCTGTTCAGCTTTCTAGTCGTTATATCCCAGACCGTCAGTTGCCAGATAAAGCCATTGATTTGATGGATGAAGCTGCTGCAAAATTGAGAATAGAAATAAATTCTATGCCTCAAGAGTTGGATGAAATTCGTAGAAAAGTAATGCAGTTAGAAATTGAAAGAGAAGCAATACGAAGAGAAGGCGACAAAGAAAAAAACACGCTTCTTTCAAGAGAAATTGCAGACCTAAGAGCAACACAAGATGGTTTGATGGGACGTTGGGAAGCTGAAAAAGGTACTCTTGATGAAATAAGAGATACAAAAGAACAATTAGAAAATTTCAGAATACAAGCAGAACAAGCCGAAAGAGCTGGAGATTATGGAAAAGTAGCTGAAATTCGTTATGGAAAAATAACTGAAACAGAGCAAAAACTAGCTAAATTACAAGAAGCTCACGAAAAAGTAGATAATTCTAAAACAATGTTGCAAGAAGTAGTAACTTCTGAAGATATTGCAGAGGTAGTTTCGAAATGGACAGGAATCCCAGTAACTAAAATGTTGCAAGGAGATAGAGAAAAATTACTCAACTTAGAAGCTGAATTAGGCAGACGAGTTGCAGGACAAACAGAAGCAATTGCAGCAGTTTCGGATGCTGTGCGTAGAAGTCGTGCAGGTGTTCAAGATCCAAATCGTCCGATTGGTTCATTTATATTTTTGGGTACAACGGGTGTTGGAAAAACTGAACTTGCAAAGGCATTAGCTGAATATTTATTCAATGATGATAATGCAATGGTCAGAATTGATATGTCAGAATTTCAAGAACGCCACAGTGTAAGTCGTTTGATTGGTGCGCCTCCAGGATATGTAGGTTATGATGAAGGTGGACAACTTACCGAAGCTGTTCGTAGAAAACCATATAGTGTAATTCTTTTGGATGAAATTGAGAAAGCACACCCAGATGTTTTCAATATTTTATTACAAGTTTTGGATGATGGACGTTTGACAGATAACAAAGGTAGAGTTGCCAATTTCAAAAATTCGATTGTCATCATGACTTCAAATACAGGTTCTCAGATTATTCAACAAAACTTTACATTAGCAAATGAAAAAACTGATGAACAAGTAGAACAGATTTATGAAGACACTAAAATACAGGTTACAGAATTATTGAAAGCTACAATGCGACCAGAATTTTTGAATCGTATTGATGAAATATTAATATTCAAACCTCTTTCAAGAACAGAAATTCGTCAGATTGTGGATTTACAATTAAAACAAATTCAAAACAGATTAGATGAAAATGGAATTACTTTAGAAGTTTCAAAAGAAGTATTAGATTATATCGGTAAAATCGGTTATGACCCTCAATTTGGAGCAAGACCATTAAAAAGAGTTGTTCAACGAGAAATCTTAAACGAACTTTCAAAAGAAATATTAGCAGGAAAAGTAACCAAAGAAACTCCTGTGGGTGTAGTTTTGGAAAATGGAAAGATTACTTTTGTGAATAGTGTTTTAGAAGAGTAGATTTTTCTTTATACGATTTTTTAAAACCTCATTTTTCTTTTCCTTTTTTAGGAAGGATTAATGAGGTTATTTTCATTTTAATAATTGTTCAACAAACTGTATAATTTTCTTACAATCTTCATTATTAGCTATTTTATCTTTTGTGATATAATCAGATTGTCGAATTACAGCATTATTAGCTACTCCAGAGTATTGTAAATTACCAGCTATTCCAATCATTGACTTTTCTTTTTTTGCATTATTTCTTTTTGTTCTCTTTTTATCAAAATTAGCATCAAAATAACTGGCAGCATTGTTAAATATATCTTCATTTTCCTTCCTCATTAGAGGAGTCAAAATACTTTCTAAATTTCCAGTTCCGTTTTTATCAGCAAAAATATTTAATCCTATTTTTTTATAAGAAGAAGTTTCAGCTATATTTTCTGTTAGTGTTATAGTATCTATTTCAGGTAGCAATTCTCTAAAATAGTCTTGCGTAATTTTTAATCTACTTTTACTTCCTTCTTTATCTGCGTCAAAAAATAAAGCTAAAGAGACTTCATAGTGTTCGTTTTCATGTTGAGATTTTACTAAGTCTTGATAAGCTTCAATCATATTCTTCCAATCTTGAATTTTTTTATCCCCTCCTAATCCATAGATAAATATCTGTATTGTATCATCATTTTTCTTTAATTCTAAAGGAACAGGCATATTGGGTTTTCCATAAAAATTACTCTCTTCATATTTATAATTTTTGAGTGTATTGATAAAATATTTTGATAAACTATCATCAAATTCAGTAATTTTTTTGCTCTGTATATCCTTTGCTGATAACCCTAAACGAAGAATTTTATAGAGAAAAGCTACATCGTGTGCGCCTTCACAAAGAATGAGTAGTATTTTTTCCATTTTATTTACGTTTTATTTCCTTAGGTCTGTATCAAAGTTTTGAATCATTCTAGCAAAGCGTTCGCCTTCTGTATATTGAAGTTCTATTTCTCCATTTTTATTTATTAGACTATAAGCTGAAAGGTTTGTGTTTTTGTTTCCATTATCAAAAAATGAATTTATACATTCTTTACTATGAGAAGTAATAAATAATTGAACATTAAATTCTTCAGCTAAATCTTCAATAAAGCGAGTGAAATTTTTAAATAAGTCATGATGAATAGCATTTTCAATCTCGTCAATGAGTAAAACACCATTCTTTACAGTTGCAAAAAGTAATGTAATTTGAAAAATACGCTGTAATCCATCCCCAAAATGTGTAATATCTACAGCTTCGTTGTACTCAGAATGAGTAACCAAAAAACGCTGTAAATCTCCTTCTCCTACCAAATCTATTTTTTCGATACCTTTATCGACATAATTACGAATAAAGCTGAGTATTTTGTCAATAGACTTGGTTTCTATACTTTTTTCATGGCTTCTAAATAAATCTTCTCTGCTATGAATCGAAAATGGACTTGAATAACGTACATGACACAAATTATTAATCTGTTTGAAATAGCTTTGCTTGTCTTTTTCAAACAAACGCATCTTACTTTCTGAATAGTCATTATCAAAACTAGCCTTCAAAAACAGAGTAGTAAGATAGTCTGTTTTATCAAAATTTTCGTCTTTCTCTTGTTCGACATGAAAATAATTATCTACATTAATATCAAAGAAAACACCATTTATTTTATATTCTTGCTTTACATTATTAGAAAGCCAATTAGATGGAACATTATTAAAAAATTTTCCTCTACGTCTTTGCATTTCAATAAAAGCAAATATATCGTTCTGAATACAAAGCAAATAAATAGCTTCTAATAGACTTGATTTGCCCGAATTATTATCTCCTCCAATCAAATTAACTCGGTTTAGATTTTTGATAGAAAAGTCTTGAAATTGCTTGTAGTTTTCAATAGTAATGCTGGAAAAATGGGTACTTTTACTAAAATCTAACAATGTTTGTCGTTGAATTTCTCTACTTGGCAGCGCATCTTCCAAACCTTGGCTAATCAATAAGGCATCAAACTTTTTACGTATTTCTTTTAATGAGTTTTTTGTACTTTCATCAGCATAAGAAATAAAATTAAAGGCATCATTTATATTTTTATTGAGATTAGTAATTACATTTCCAAACTTATCTTTTAAGAGAACATCACTAGATAAGTAGGCTTCGGATATAGAACGAGAAGTTTCCATCGTTTCCAACAAATTCTCATCGTCTATTATTTTGGCAAGTTCTCTCATATCGTCACCTTTTGTAATGATAGGCTCAAAGCTTTTCCTATATCCGTCTTCTGTTATTTTTTCATCTTCTGAAATCCAAGAAAATAATCTTTCTAAATTAGCTTTATTTCCAGCTTCATATATTTCATTACTCCAATCTAACCAACTCATTATCTTAGGCTGTTTAATAAGTTCTGAAAATAAATTGAATTTTTCTGAACGAAACTGGTCGCTATAATCACTACTTTCATACGCCTCAACGAGGGATAAAGAACGTAGAAAGCGATTAAGAGCTGTCTTACTAATTCCGACAGCATCTTTTATTTCTTCCTTACTTTTTCCTTCATCTAAAAGGCTTTTCAATAAACGAGCTTGATTAATAGCAGACCATTTTTTATTTCCACTAATATGTTTTAAAGCCATTAAAACTTTATAATGACTCTCATCTGCTGCTCGTGTTAGCACTATTGGAACTTTTGAAAAAATCTTTGGATTTAGCTTTCCTATATCTATTTCTTCTTCATATTTTTCTTGCAAGTATTTGAGTGTTGCAATTCTTCTATTTCCTTCTATTACCAAATAACTCCCTTTTCCTAATTCTCTAACTTGAATTTGGTCAATAGACAAATATCCATTTACTTTTAGACTATTTATTAAATCTTCTACATTTTCATTATTTTTACCCAAAAGAAAATTACGTGTACGTTTTTGTATTTGATTATCTCTTATCTTATCTTCTGGGACACGAACATAATCAGAATGGTCAATAAAACGATAATTATTTGGATCTAAATATAATCTTGAAAGAGCAACAAATTTAACTTGAGCTTCGAGTTCTTCTTGTTCCATAAATGTATTATTGATTTTACTTTATAAACAAATATACTGTTTTTTGAGGAATAATTTTATGACTAAAATAAGTATTTAAAAGTTTCTGAAAAAATGATAATTAGTAGTCAATAAATAAAGCAAGTGTACCAAAATTGATTTAATTAAATTTAACAAGTTTCATTAATTTTGGTACGTTTGCTCTAAGTTAATAAATGTAAAACAGTACTAATCAAAAAAGCCTCATTTTTCTTTATAAAAATAAAGAAAAATGAGGCTTTTTAATTACAAAATTAAGTATTATCTCATAATATAAATTTTACCTATATTT contains:
- the clpB gene encoding ATP-dependent chaperone ClpB, which gives rise to MNFNKFTIKAQDVVQKASTMATNAQQQIIQTGHILKSALDADENMTQFLINKLEINLTLLNQVLDEYIISYPKSSGAEPYLSNDSHAAIREAENYLKTFKDEFIAVEHIILGLLKGKDKTADLMREVGFNEDNLIKAIKELRGGRKVTDPNAESKYRSLERYSNNLTELARKGKIDPVIGRDEEIRRVLQILSRRTKNNPMLIGEPGVGKTAIIEGLAQRVVDGDVPENLKSVIIASLDLGMLVAGAKYKGEFEERLKSVIKEVTDSDGEIILFIDEIHTLIGAGSGGDSAMDAANLLKPALARGELRAIGATTLKEYQKYIEKDKALERRFQTVVVDEPSIQDAISILRGIKEKYELHHGVQIKDDALITAVQLSSRYIPDRQLPDKAIDLMDEAAAKLRIEINSMPQELDEIRRKVMQLEIEREAIRREGDKEKNTLLSREIADLRATQDGLMGRWEAEKGTLDEIRDTKEQLENFRIQAEQAERAGDYGKVAEIRYGKITETEQKLAKLQEAHEKVDNSKTMLQEVVTSEDIAEVVSKWTGIPVTKMLQGDREKLLNLEAELGRRVAGQTEAIAAVSDAVRRSRAGVQDPNRPIGSFIFLGTTGVGKTELAKALAEYLFNDDNAMVRIDMSEFQERHSVSRLIGAPPGYVGYDEGGQLTEAVRRKPYSVILLDEIEKAHPDVFNILLQVLDDGRLTDNKGRVANFKNSIVIMTSNTGSQIIQQNFTLANEKTDEQVEQIYEDTKIQVTELLKATMRPEFLNRIDEILIFKPLSRTEIRQIVDLQLKQIQNRLDENGITLEVSKEVLDYIGKIGYDPQFGARPLKRVVQREILNELSKEILAGKVTKETPVGVVLENGKITFVNSVLEE
- a CDS encoding vWA domain-containing protein; the encoded protein is MEGYRFGKYTPPKSKKNNGFDKLLDIFLQLLSMAGGDVAKTMSWLTDLDRQHNLTGEGYGIGDFFEDLKEKGYLEENAATGEIKVMPKSDQTIRKSALDEIFGKLKKSKGGNHKTKFHGNSGDVSADERPYRFGDDLDQISFTESIKNAQINGGIGEFRMTENDLTIREKEYLAQTSTVLMIDISHSMILYGEDRITPAKKVAMALAELITTKYPKDTLDIIVFGNDAWQIEVKDLPYLEVGPYHTNTVAGLELAMGLLRRRKNPNKQIFMITDGKPTCIKKGLKYYKNSFGLDSTILNKTLNLAAQCKKLKTPITTFMIASDPYLQQFVKEFTATNGGNAYYSGLQGLGQLVFEDFKNNRRKQF
- a CDS encoding DUF3226 domain-containing protein; the encoded protein is MEKILLILCEGAHDVAFLYKILRLGLSAKDIQSKKITEFDDSLSKYFINTLKNYKYEESNFYGKPNMPVPLELKKNDDTIQIFIYGLGGDKKIQDWKNMIEAYQDLVKSQHENEHYEVSLALFFDADKEGSKSRLKITQDYFRELLPEIDTITLTENIAETSSYKKIGLNIFADKNGTGNLESILTPLMRKENEDIFNNAASYFDANFDKKRTKRNNAKKEKSMIGIAGNLQYSGVANNAVIRQSDYITKDKIANNEDCKKIIQFVEQLLK
- a CDS encoding AAA family ATPase, producing the protein MEQEELEAQVKFVALSRLYLDPNNYRFIDHSDYVRVPEDKIRDNQIQKRTRNFLLGKNNENVEDLINSLKVNGYLSIDQIQVRELGKGSYLVIEGNRRIATLKYLQEKYEEEIDIGKLNPKIFSKVPIVLTRAADESHYKVLMALKHISGNKKWSAINQARLLKSLLDEGKSKEEIKDAVGISKTALNRFLRSLSLVEAYESSDYSDQFRSEKFNLFSELIKQPKIMSWLDWSNEIYEAGNKANLERLFSWISEDEKITEDGYRKSFEPIITKGDDMRELAKIIDDENLLETMETSRSISEAYLSSDVLLKDKFGNVITNLNKNINDAFNFISYADESTKNSLKEIRKKFDALLISQGLEDALPSREIQRQTLLDFSKSTHFSSITIENYKQFQDFSIKNLNRVNLIGGDNNSGKSSLLEAIYLLCIQNDIFAFIEMQRRRGKFFNNVPSNWLSNNVKQEYKINGVFFDINVDNYFHVEQEKDENFDKTDYLTTLFLKASFDNDYSESKMRLFEKDKQSYFKQINNLCHVRYSSPFSIHSREDLFRSHEKSIETKSIDKILSFIRNYVDKGIEKIDLVGEGDLQRFLVTHSEYNEAVDITHFGDGLQRIFQITLLFATVKNGVLLIDEIENAIHHDLFKNFTRFIEDLAEEFNVQLFITSHSKECINSFFDNGNKNTNLSAYSLINKNGEIELQYTEGERFARMIQNFDTDLRK